One genomic region from Polynucleobacter sp. MWH-P3-07-1 encodes:
- a CDS encoding thiazole synthase, with protein MNTNTLNEQQALSKDDLVLYGEHFSSRLLLGTSRYPSPQILEEAVLASKPAMITVSLRRQGATGQSENAFWDLLKKMSVPVLPNTAGCHSPQEVITTAQMAREVFETHWIKLELIGDDYTLQPDTLRLVDTAKILINDGFKVLPYCTEDLILCQRLVDVGCQAVMPWAAPIGTGQGPLNPFAMKLLRERLQVPLLVDAGLGLPSHACAVMEWGFDGVLLNTAVALADHPIAMAKAFALATQAGRAAYLSGAMPAQESAQASTPLVGTPFWHQS; from the coding sequence ATGAATACGAACACCCTTAACGAGCAACAAGCCTTGAGCAAAGATGATCTGGTGCTCTATGGAGAGCATTTCTCTAGTCGCCTATTGCTAGGAACATCGCGCTACCCTTCTCCACAAATCCTAGAGGAAGCTGTTCTCGCCTCCAAACCGGCGATGATTACCGTCAGCTTGCGTCGCCAAGGGGCTACAGGTCAAAGTGAAAATGCTTTTTGGGATCTTCTAAAGAAAATGTCAGTGCCTGTTTTGCCAAATACGGCTGGCTGTCATAGCCCTCAAGAGGTCATCACGACAGCACAGATGGCCAGAGAAGTATTTGAAACACACTGGATTAAGCTGGAGTTGATTGGTGATGATTACACCTTGCAACCAGATACTCTGCGCTTAGTGGATACGGCCAAGATCCTCATTAATGATGGTTTCAAGGTACTACCCTATTGCACTGAAGATCTGATTCTTTGTCAGCGTCTCGTCGATGTTGGCTGCCAAGCTGTCATGCCTTGGGCCGCCCCAATTGGAACGGGTCAAGGTCCGCTCAATCCATTTGCCATGAAGCTCCTGCGAGAGCGCCTACAAGTTCCGCTCTTAGTAGATGCTGGTCTTGGTCTGCCATCGCATGCCTGCGCTGTGATGGAATGGGGATTTGATGGCGTTCTCCTCAATACAGCTGTGGCACTGGCTGATCACCCCATCGCCATGGCTAAAGCATTTGCATTGGCGACTCAGGCTGGTCGTGCAGCGTATTTATCGGGAGCCATGCCTGCTCAAGAGTCTGCTCAAGCCAGTACCCCATTGGTGGGTACGCCCTTTTGGCATCAATCCTAA
- the thiC gene encoding phosphomethylpyrimidine synthase ThiC, whose translation MSSSNPKVKPEIPSLKSLERDFGQKFAYPASSKTYLTGSRPDIKAPVRMIEQFPTRVGEQMVSNPPIPVYDTSGPYSDPEIVINLEKGLPALRETWIAERNDTVQLAGPSSDYGVARSKDAGTQHLRFAHIRAPRVAKCGQNVSQMYYARKGIVTPEMEYVALRESMGLEQLRKNPEYTQLLKQHPGKSYGANLPENITGEFVRQEIAAGRAIIPANINHPELEPMIIGRNFRVKINGNLGNSAVTSSINEEVEKMVWSIRWGADTIMDLSTGKHIHETREWIIRNSPVPIGTVPIYQALDKTGGIAEDLTWEMFRDTLVEQAEQGVDYFTIHAGVLLRYVPLTADRITGIVSRGGSIMAKWCLAHHKENFLYTKFDEICEIMKAYDVSFSLGDGLRPGCIADSNDAAQFGELHTLGELTAKAWQHDVQVMIEGPGHVPMQRIEENMTEELKHCLEAPFYTLGPLITDIAPGYDHITSGIGAAQIGWYGTAMLCYVTPKEHLGLPDKEDVREGIITYKIAAHGADLAKGLPGAQIRDNALSKARFEFRWEDQFNLGLDPERAREYHDATLPAEGAKIAHFCSMCGPKFCSMKITQEVRDYAANLKAEGIDPNKGMEEKSIEFRKRGSEIYQ comes from the coding sequence ATGAGTAGCAGCAACCCAAAAGTAAAACCCGAAATTCCAAGCCTAAAGAGTCTTGAGCGCGACTTTGGTCAAAAGTTTGCCTATCCAGCCTCAAGCAAAACCTATTTAACAGGATCGCGGCCCGATATTAAGGCGCCGGTTCGCATGATTGAACAGTTTCCCACTCGCGTTGGGGAGCAAATGGTATCCAACCCTCCTATTCCTGTCTATGACACCTCAGGCCCTTATAGCGATCCTGAGATTGTCATCAATTTAGAAAAAGGTTTGCCAGCATTACGTGAGACTTGGATTGCTGAGCGCAATGACACCGTACAACTCGCAGGGCCCTCTTCTGACTATGGCGTTGCTCGTTCAAAAGATGCTGGTACACAACATTTACGCTTTGCCCATATTCGCGCACCCCGGGTCGCAAAATGCGGTCAAAATGTGAGTCAAATGTATTACGCCCGCAAAGGGATTGTGACCCCAGAAATGGAATACGTTGCCCTGCGTGAGTCTATGGGTTTAGAGCAACTACGCAAAAATCCAGAGTACACCCAGCTATTAAAACAACATCCTGGTAAGAGTTACGGCGCTAATCTTCCCGAAAACATTACCGGGGAATTTGTCCGTCAAGAGATTGCTGCTGGTCGTGCGATTATTCCAGCCAACATCAATCACCCTGAATTAGAGCCGATGATTATTGGCCGCAATTTCCGCGTCAAGATCAATGGCAATTTGGGTAACTCTGCTGTGACCTCTTCCATCAACGAGGAAGTCGAGAAAATGGTTTGGTCAATCCGTTGGGGTGCTGACACCATCATGGATTTGTCGACTGGAAAACATATTCATGAAACCCGTGAATGGATTATTCGCAACTCTCCTGTACCGATTGGCACAGTGCCAATCTATCAAGCGCTAGATAAAACTGGTGGCATCGCCGAGGATCTCACTTGGGAAATGTTCCGCGATACATTGGTTGAACAAGCCGAACAAGGTGTCGACTATTTCACGATTCATGCTGGCGTATTACTGCGTTATGTCCCACTAACTGCCGACCGCATTACCGGCATTGTGTCGCGTGGTGGTTCGATCATGGCCAAGTGGTGCCTAGCCCACCATAAAGAGAACTTCCTCTACACCAAGTTCGATGAGATCTGCGAGATCATGAAAGCGTACGACGTTTCATTTAGTCTTGGTGATGGCTTGCGCCCAGGCTGTATCGCCGACTCTAATGATGCTGCTCAATTTGGTGAACTACATACTCTCGGTGAGCTCACTGCGAAAGCATGGCAGCACGATGTCCAAGTCATGATTGAAGGTCCTGGCCACGTTCCAATGCAGCGTATTGAAGAGAATATGACCGAAGAGTTGAAGCATTGTTTGGAGGCCCCCTTCTATACTCTGGGACCCTTGATTACCGATATTGCACCTGGCTATGATCACATCACTAGCGGTATTGGTGCAGCTCAAATCGGTTGGTACGGCACCGCAATGCTCTGCTATGTCACACCAAAAGAACACTTAGGCTTGCCAGACAAAGAGGATGTCCGCGAAGGCATTATTACTTATAAGATTGCCGCTCATGGCGCTGATCTTGCTAAAGGTTTGCCGGGCGCCCAGATTCGGGATAACGCCCTTTCGAAGGCCCGCTTTGAGTTCCGCTGGGAGGATCAATTTAATCTGGGTCTGGATCCAGAACGTGCGCGCGAGTATCACGATGCCACTTTGCCAGCCGAGGGAGCCAAAATTGCCCACTTCTGTTCGATGTGTGGACCTAAATTCTGCTCCATGAAGATCACCCAAGAAGTGCGTGACTATGCGGCAAACTTGAAAGCTGAAGGCATTGATCCGAATAAAGGGATGGAGGAGAAATCCATCGAGTTCCGCAAACGCGGTAGCGAGATCTATCAATAA
- a CDS encoding NUDIX hydrolase family protein has protein sequence MQKINDSTLAALEEMLQNSARSAPLDFLPVFFKGAQAEKQAIGHLNPEFLPFIQSSLQEKRIANIELNHHGLFIDNGSPSLISASMSELANRLRQGGFIPGWRNEEFSWIDHNGHAYFRLERAAFRTLGLRSTASHINGFTKEGNLWLGRRSESKRTDPGLLDNLAAGGISADETPWVCAMRELWEEAGVPPQLANDIAPAGKVHMRRPILGGGFHDEQLFIYDLALPSHFIPTNHDGEVSGFIETSLAEAAARILADEFTTDAAFVTADFILRSNKGSFLP, from the coding sequence ATGCAAAAAATAAACGACAGTACCTTAGCCGCCTTAGAGGAGATGTTGCAGAACTCCGCTCGCTCTGCACCGCTCGATTTTTTACCGGTCTTCTTCAAAGGTGCACAGGCAGAAAAGCAAGCGATTGGTCATCTCAATCCTGAGTTCCTGCCTTTTATTCAGTCCTCTCTGCAAGAAAAGCGTATTGCTAATATTGAACTGAATCATCACGGCCTGTTTATTGATAATGGCAGTCCATCTCTCATCTCTGCCAGCATGAGTGAGTTAGCCAATCGACTTCGCCAAGGTGGATTTATACCGGGCTGGCGTAATGAAGAGTTTTCTTGGATTGATCACAATGGTCACGCCTACTTTCGCTTAGAAAGAGCCGCTTTTCGGACTTTGGGTTTGCGGAGCACTGCCAGCCACATCAATGGTTTTACTAAAGAAGGAAACTTATGGCTTGGACGCCGCAGTGAGAGCAAAAGGACTGATCCAGGTCTCTTAGACAACTTGGCAGCTGGTGGTATCTCCGCTGATGAGACCCCTTGGGTTTGCGCTATGAGAGAGTTGTGGGAAGAAGCTGGCGTACCGCCACAATTGGCCAATGACATTGCACCCGCTGGTAAGGTTCATATGCGCCGCCCTATTTTAGGGGGTGGTTTTCATGATGAGCAGCTGTTTATCTACGACCTCGCACTACCAAGCCACTTTATTCCTACTAATCATGATGGTGAGGTGAGCGGCTTTATTGAGACCTCGCTAGCAGAGGCGGCGGCCAGAATTTTGGCTGATGAATTCACAACCGATGCCGCCTTTGTCACGGCGGACTTTATATTGCGGAGCAATAAAGGAAGTTTTCTCCCCTGA
- the thiS gene encoding sulfur carrier protein ThiS: protein MRVMINQIEHQLPQGAKLENALAAIQAQAPFAVAINLQFIPKSHYGQCTLAENDQIEVISPVTGG from the coding sequence ATGCGCGTAATGATTAATCAAATTGAACATCAACTACCGCAAGGGGCAAAGCTTGAGAATGCTCTAGCAGCTATACAAGCTCAGGCACCATTTGCAGTAGCCATTAATTTGCAATTCATTCCCAAATCCCATTATGGTCAATGCACGCTTGCTGAAAATGATCAAATTGAAGTCATTTCACCGGTAACTGGCGGCTAG
- a CDS encoding FAD-dependent oxidoreductase — protein sequence MGRLLAVELARTGAHVDLYDQSGPDAALSAARVAAAMLAPLAESAITEHNVVSMGVHSLTRWPELLAKLASPVFFQKNGSLILWHRQDAHDAERFIKHLQKNQRSNPLLTEPELLDSARLMEIEPSVTDRFSQGLYLPNEGQLDNRQLLNALVVELSTLPVNLHWNHAIEPQALEQSGRYDWVIDCRGLGAKADWPEIQGNSLRGVRGEVIRLYAPEVQLLRPTRLIHPRYPIYIAPKENHIYVVGATEIESDDHSEMSVRSAMELLSAVYTVHSGFAEARILEMATQCRPTLKNNLPEVHIDKGNSLTKHMSINGLYRHGFMIAPAILDSVIELLENDTSKTANQLGFQVVQSSAAKVAACA from the coding sequence ATGGGCCGGCTCCTCGCCGTCGAGCTCGCCAGAACCGGTGCCCATGTTGATCTTTATGATCAAAGTGGTCCTGATGCGGCATTGTCAGCAGCTCGCGTAGCTGCAGCAATGTTGGCGCCGTTAGCAGAGTCAGCGATCACCGAGCACAATGTGGTGAGTATGGGTGTGCATAGTTTGACGCGCTGGCCAGAGTTACTTGCAAAGCTTGCTAGTCCGGTGTTCTTTCAGAAAAATGGCAGTCTCATTTTGTGGCATCGCCAAGATGCGCATGATGCAGAGCGCTTTATTAAGCATTTGCAGAAGAATCAGCGCAGTAACCCATTGCTGACCGAGCCAGAACTACTGGATTCTGCAAGGCTGATGGAGATTGAACCAAGTGTTACCGATCGATTTAGTCAAGGTCTCTATTTGCCCAATGAGGGTCAACTCGATAATCGGCAATTGTTAAATGCTTTAGTGGTAGAGCTTTCTACCTTGCCCGTCAATTTGCATTGGAATCACGCAATAGAGCCGCAGGCTCTAGAGCAAAGCGGTCGATACGATTGGGTAATCGATTGTCGCGGCCTAGGTGCTAAAGCGGATTGGCCAGAAATCCAAGGAAACTCCCTGCGTGGAGTGCGGGGGGAAGTGATTCGGCTTTACGCCCCAGAGGTTCAGCTTCTAAGGCCCACCCGTTTAATACATCCACGCTACCCCATCTATATTGCGCCAAAGGAGAATCACATTTATGTAGTTGGTGCTACGGAGATTGAGTCGGATGACCATTCAGAAATGAGTGTGCGCTCTGCGATGGAGCTACTCAGTGCGGTCTATACAGTGCATAGCGGTTTTGCTGAAGCTCGGATCTTGGAAATGGCCACCCAATGTCGACCAACCTTAAAAAATAATTTACCTGAAGTTCACATTGATAAAGGTAATAGTCTCACTAAGCATATGTCCATCAATGGACTCTATCGACATGGCTTCATGATTGCCCCAGCCATTTTGGATAGCGTGATTGAGCTACTAGAAAATGACACGAGTAAAACAGCGAATCAATTGGGATTCCAGGTCGTTCAATCATCAGCTGCAAAGGTAGCCGCATGCGCGTAA
- a CDS encoding CaiB/BaiF CoA-transferase family protein, translating to MGALSHIRVLDLSRVLAGPWCTQNLADLGADVIKVEKPGVGDDTRHWGPPFAKDAQGIDSSETAYFIAINRNKRSITVDISTPEGQAIIRKLVEKSDVLIENYKVSQLVKYGLDYASLQKIKPDLIYCSITGFGQTGPYANRPGYDMIVEGMGGFMSVTGEAENVTGSSPQKAGVPIADILTGMYATNAILAAVIHRDRTGEGQSIDMALLDTQIAIMANASSAYLCSGEIPKRLGNASATIVPYQTFPTSDSWIIVAAGNNSQFKHFVTVGGQAHLADDPRFHDNPERVKHRDQLIPLLEEMTRQKTKAEWIALLEEAKVPCGPINNFKEVFEDPQVKARGIELTVPHPAVGQMKLVASPMHLSKTPVDIRMPPPILGQHTREILQEQLQLDAGTIEALKLKGVV from the coding sequence ATGGGTGCTTTAAGTCATATTCGTGTTTTAGATCTAAGCCGAGTGCTAGCGGGACCCTGGTGTACCCAAAATCTAGCCGACCTTGGTGCAGACGTGATCAAAGTAGAAAAGCCCGGTGTGGGAGACGATACCCGTCATTGGGGGCCACCCTTTGCAAAAGATGCTCAAGGCATCGATAGCAGTGAGACAGCTTATTTCATCGCTATTAATCGGAATAAACGCTCGATCACGGTTGATATCAGCACCCCGGAGGGGCAAGCCATTATTCGCAAGCTAGTCGAGAAGTCTGATGTTCTGATCGAAAACTACAAAGTCAGTCAGCTGGTGAAATACGGCCTTGACTATGCATCACTCCAAAAAATCAAACCCGATTTAATTTACTGTTCGATTACTGGCTTTGGTCAAACTGGCCCTTATGCCAATCGCCCAGGTTATGACATGATTGTTGAAGGGATGGGTGGCTTTATGAGTGTGACCGGGGAGGCCGAGAATGTGACAGGATCTTCACCTCAAAAAGCAGGCGTTCCGATTGCCGATATTCTGACTGGTATGTATGCCACGAACGCCATCTTGGCAGCCGTCATCCATCGCGATCGCACTGGCGAAGGCCAATCCATCGATATGGCTTTACTCGACACCCAAATTGCGATCATGGCCAATGCATCCAGCGCGTATTTATGCTCAGGAGAAATTCCGAAGCGTTTGGGAAATGCATCGGCAACCATCGTGCCCTATCAAACCTTCCCAACATCCGATAGCTGGATCATTGTTGCCGCGGGTAACAATAGTCAGTTCAAACATTTTGTCACCGTGGGTGGTCAAGCCCACTTAGCAGATGATCCCCGTTTTCATGACAACCCCGAACGGGTTAAGCATCGCGACCAGCTCATTCCCCTCCTAGAGGAAATGACACGCCAAAAGACCAAGGCGGAATGGATCGCACTACTTGAAGAAGCCAAAGTTCCCTGCGGCCCGATTAATAATTTCAAAGAAGTATTCGAAGACCCTCAGGTGAAAGCAAGAGGCATCGAGCTGACCGTGCCACATCCAGCAGTAGGTCAAATGAAATTAGTCGCTAGTCCGATGCATTTATCCAAGACTCCTGTCGATATCAGAATGCCTCCACCAATACTGGGACAACATACTCGAGAAATTTTGCAGGAACAATTGCAGCTGGATGCTGGCACAATTGAGGCGCTAAAACTGAAGGGTGTTGTTTAG